A part of Paenibacillus donghaensis genomic DNA contains:
- a CDS encoding hybrid non-ribosomal peptide synthetase/type I polyketide synthase translates to MKFEKNNVQDIWPLRPIQQGMLFHYLQGEHKGEYLEQLVLTLQGQVDNRLFNEAWLAVFRTNDALRSVFKWEGLRTPVQVVLRNSEPLPTIYDFTGGVIPEELRSAMTSAYPQILQQKANAEELMERTAEIIGKRDRAMRFDLTRETLRIVLCKFDGECRLFLTYHHILLDGWSLGIMLEEWLHAYRALAEGHTPAHPAKPGMKVYLAAVKSSRVPEREAEYWADYLRDYEIKQTIQPFYKPRRLGFKRISLNIPKTAALLLRQFCQNSGMSVATLMNGAWGLLLQRFKHVDDIVFGTTVSGRGVNLTGIESLVGLLINTVPFRVSSGTSVSVQEYFANVQASIAARRPHEMAGLTEIRGYAGIQGTEELFDTLVVMENYPLDKVLLERPSAELTTNGLPDKTPLSFSSFEMNEHTHYPLTLLIRESGGFELEFIYDQEIYEYFVVNQMSQCFVQLLQNLAAQPEAKLANIRMAEPDALKLNGLLSPTRPQELFREQSIPQWFGIMARSHPQQIAITHEEVQWTYAELDQMSDRVAAALIRRGAGPEQCIGIQSPRCPETIMGLLAILKSGAAYVALHPDYPEERIRFMIQDSGMRLMLSDTLNRTSFLKSMGVETLCYQDILANEDQVTLDSIHSQHADGHRLACVIYTSGSTGQPKGVMIEHRGIVRLVKHTEFVQIGPQDVILPTSPFEFDASNFEIWGALLNGASLYLMVQDKLLMPRLLKETLLQQKVSLMWMTTALFNQMASVDASLFGSLRCLIVGGDTLSPPQISKVRQASPALRLINGYGPSENSVLSTTFEIERDYEARIPIGKPVTSSSAYIMDRDQQFLPVGAIGELCVGLEGVARGYLNNPELTEAKFIPDPLYPEYKMYRTGDLARWLPDGTIDFLGRVDNQVKVRGYRIELQEIEHELSRMAGIDACTVIVIQTSDREKELAAYFVANDHLEAGSVRKALLERLPAYAVPTRYMQLSALPLTINGKVDKKALRNLPFPSSDIGSTPVRSLAFMEITVLEAWKEALGVERIGLDDPFFDIGGNSLLTIRISEKLRASTGKEVSVTDIFRYPTVRELAAYISAKHTADDAPNGTDHADVTPQAVHQPQEAAPATTSDIAVIGLASRFPGAADPVSYWHNLRDGKESISFFSDEELRAAGVTETLLRDSRYVKAKGVLEDIEYFDAGLFNYSPQEAELMDPQLRILHELAWASLEDAAYDPMKYPGAIGLFVGATVHLNWVNRLFDSLEDDTERWRAANLNVHSLSTPISYKLNLKGPSITVETACSSSLVAVHLACSSLMRGESDLALAGGVSVTVPKKSGYTYQEGMIRSPDGHCKAFDADAKGTVSGDGAGLVVLKRLDQAVRDGDQIYAVIKGSAINNDGTRKAGFTAPSVNGQQDVVTAALEAASVSADSISYIETHGTGTPLGDPIEIEALSGLFPASLGTRTAIGSVKTNIGHLDAAAGIAGFIKTVLALHHKQLPPSLHYKQANPAISFDRSSLYVNTSLQAWLPPEGYPLRAGVSSFGIGGTNAHIVLEQAPIAAAADLANMQKRSEGSPELFLLSAATEEALLQKTEDLLGYLESAEGQDQQLADIAYTLNTGRQELGFRVAVVAADSAELAAGLHDWQHGAGNTARIKDAVHVVFAFPGQGTQYVGMARNLYDTQLVFRQEMDRCLELASPLMKTDLRSTWLTRQGLNSGESALPGTKLNAIDQTEIAQPLLFMVEYALTRLLQHWGIHQAAMIGHSLGEYTAACIAGVLTLEEAIRLVIRRSSLMQQMDRGEMISVALGQETLLPLLNEQQDLSVAATNSPELTVISGPATSIRTLSAELQRTGHEPVRLQVSHAFHSAMMEPMLSSYSTVFQEINLMAPAIPYISNVTGEFITSEQAVDPEYYVNHVRQTVKFMEGVSTLAKQLEPVFLEVGPGRTLGQLIRRHPEVAMNCPVLGLMPRASEVQSADVHLLQALGGLWMSGVAINWEKVYENRKGRRVSLPGYPFEKQYYWKYQQLAADIVHADALHNRKRPVSEWAYVPDWNEIAGSADSNSLDKRTVRNGQTVLLFSERSALAGQLADRLEEQGDQCIMVYPEETFQCESAAAYTLDPGNPAHYTHLFERLAEAGTQQPERMIHLWSLGDHQAVSLAQTQVAACRNGEDLGGLQVLNRCLCSVLELVRAAGIAAQGSPLDLTLVTNQMERVRPGDKVDPLKATLLGIASVIPLEYPHIRVHTLDLDPESTDVCPGLLLAPSYEGENRKFSLLPIRQALRGSRRYEHGFKRLPLPKRSLPSRALHKGGAYLITGGLSGIGLALATYLAIQYQAKLVLVGRNPRPIQHRLEQLRDAGAQVHVEYADVADQASMERVMLALMDRFGQLDGVFHAAGVADGNMIHIATREQISAVLRPKIAGTLALYEVLSAMKQPPAFLLLFSSISGSFGAFGQSGYAAANAFLDSFARAHAGNSSPMRVVSMDWDAWSETGMAVEAVNRYNGSEAKHDTDAFKEVPADLPLSTAHPLLTSRSMAAGNRQTVYVSRLSAEHHWVLDEHRMLGTSIFPGTGYVEILRASFEDLTGEPGLNIAELFFVKPLVVDETCELRTVWSPSDGGWEFSMLSLGAGGEWIQHATGHAERMEGQASRMLSEAELEELQQRLQAATVPAMSEQFREGQKVRLQYGPHWSNVRRVFRGRVRPSPNYPSQTSRRRTRLSMESILR, encoded by the coding sequence ATGAAATTTGAGAAAAACAATGTTCAAGATATTTGGCCGCTGCGTCCGATACAGCAAGGGATGCTGTTTCATTATTTGCAGGGTGAACACAAAGGTGAATATCTGGAGCAACTTGTCCTTACCCTGCAAGGGCAGGTGGACAACCGGCTGTTCAATGAAGCCTGGCTGGCTGTCTTCCGTACAAATGACGCTCTAAGGTCCGTATTCAAATGGGAAGGTCTGCGCACACCTGTACAAGTGGTGCTGCGGAACAGTGAACCGCTGCCGACAATATACGATTTCACAGGCGGAGTTATCCCTGAAGAATTAAGATCCGCTATGACCAGCGCTTATCCACAGATTCTGCAGCAGAAGGCAAACGCGGAAGAATTGATGGAGCGAACTGCGGAGATCATTGGTAAACGGGATCGGGCAATGCGTTTCGACCTCACTCGGGAGACTCTTAGAATCGTATTATGCAAGTTCGACGGAGAATGTAGATTGTTCCTGACATACCATCACATTTTGCTGGATGGGTGGAGTCTGGGAATTATGCTGGAAGAATGGCTACATGCCTACCGGGCGCTCGCCGAAGGGCATACACCGGCCCATCCAGCCAAGCCGGGAATGAAAGTCTACTTGGCTGCAGTCAAAAGCTCTCGCGTACCAGAGCGCGAAGCAGAGTATTGGGCTGATTACCTGCGCGATTACGAGATTAAGCAAACCATACAGCCTTTCTATAAACCACGGCGATTGGGCTTCAAGCGGATATCTCTGAACATACCGAAGACCGCAGCGTTGCTGCTGCGGCAATTTTGCCAAAACAGTGGCATGTCGGTAGCCACCTTGATGAACGGTGCTTGGGGTTTATTGCTCCAGCGGTTCAAACACGTCGATGATATTGTATTTGGAACTACGGTATCTGGCAGGGGCGTTAATCTTACCGGCATTGAGAGTCTAGTCGGACTGCTGATCAACACGGTGCCATTCCGCGTTTCCAGCGGCACAAGTGTGAGTGTGCAGGAGTATTTCGCCAATGTCCAAGCTTCAATCGCAGCCAGACGTCCGCATGAAATGGCCGGTCTGACCGAAATCCGGGGCTACGCAGGGATTCAAGGTACGGAGGAGTTGTTTGATACCCTTGTAGTCATGGAGAACTATCCGCTGGATAAGGTGCTGCTGGAACGGCCCTCCGCAGAGTTGACGACGAACGGATTACCCGATAAGACTCCCTTGTCGTTCAGTTCTTTTGAAATGAATGAGCACACTCATTATCCGCTTACTCTGCTTATTCGAGAGAGCGGCGGATTTGAACTGGAATTCATCTATGACCAGGAAATCTATGAGTATTTTGTAGTGAATCAAATGTCGCAGTGCTTTGTGCAGCTGCTGCAGAATCTTGCCGCGCAGCCGGAGGCGAAGCTGGCAAACATCAGGATGGCGGAGCCTGACGCCTTGAAACTCAATGGCCTGCTGTCTCCAACCAGACCACAAGAGCTGTTCCGGGAACAGTCGATTCCTCAGTGGTTTGGTATAATGGCGCGCAGCCATCCACAGCAGATTGCCATCACTCATGAGGAAGTGCAGTGGACTTACGCTGAGCTGGATCAGATGTCCGACCGAGTGGCAGCCGCACTGATTCGCCGTGGAGCTGGACCTGAGCAATGCATTGGTATCCAGTCCCCGCGGTGCCCGGAAACGATAATGGGTCTGCTTGCCATTCTGAAATCGGGAGCGGCTTATGTCGCATTGCATCCGGATTATCCCGAGGAACGCATCCGATTCATGATCCAAGATTCAGGAATGCGCCTGATGCTGTCTGATACGCTTAACAGAACCTCTTTTCTGAAATCAATGGGTGTAGAGACACTATGCTACCAGGATATCCTTGCGAATGAAGACCAGGTAACGCTGGACAGCATCCATTCTCAGCATGCCGACGGACACCGGCTGGCCTGTGTTATCTACACATCCGGCTCTACCGGACAGCCCAAAGGCGTAATGATCGAACACCGGGGGATCGTACGGCTGGTCAAACATACAGAGTTTGTTCAAATCGGGCCCCAGGATGTGATTTTGCCAACCAGTCCGTTTGAATTCGATGCCTCTAACTTTGAGATCTGGGGAGCGCTGCTGAATGGAGCCTCTTTGTACCTGATGGTCCAGGATAAGCTACTAATGCCACGGTTGCTAAAAGAAACGCTGCTCCAGCAAAAAGTAAGCCTGATGTGGATGACTACAGCACTGTTCAATCAAATGGCCAGTGTGGATGCTTCGTTGTTCGGGTCCCTGCGTTGTCTGATTGTTGGTGGAGATACGTTATCCCCGCCGCAGATCAGTAAGGTTAGACAAGCCTCCCCTGCCTTGAGACTCATCAACGGATACGGTCCTTCCGAGAATTCGGTGCTGTCAACCACTTTTGAGATTGAACGGGACTATGAGGCTCGAATCCCCATTGGCAAGCCGGTCACAAGCTCTAGTGCGTATATCATGGACCGTGACCAGCAGTTTTTGCCTGTGGGAGCGATAGGCGAATTATGCGTCGGGCTCGAAGGAGTCGCTCGGGGTTATCTGAACAACCCAGAACTGACAGAGGCCAAATTTATTCCCGACCCGCTTTATCCGGAATATAAGATGTACAGAACGGGGGATTTGGCCCGTTGGCTTCCCGATGGAACGATTGATTTTCTCGGCAGGGTCGACAATCAGGTGAAGGTACGCGGATACCGGATAGAACTGCAAGAGATTGAACATGAACTAAGCCGAATGGCGGGAATTGATGCCTGTACGGTTATTGTGATTCAGACATCGGACCGAGAGAAGGAGCTGGCCGCATATTTTGTAGCCAATGACCATCTAGAAGCGGGTTCTGTCCGAAAAGCACTGCTTGAACGGCTGCCTGCTTACGCAGTTCCTACACGGTATATGCAGCTGTCTGCACTGCCGCTGACGATCAACGGCAAGGTTGACAAAAAGGCACTGCGGAACCTGCCGTTTCCTTCCTCCGACATCGGAAGTACACCTGTACGATCATTGGCTTTCATGGAAATCACTGTGCTTGAAGCCTGGAAGGAAGCGCTCGGGGTAGAGCGGATCGGCCTGGATGACCCCTTTTTTGATATTGGCGGCAACTCGCTCCTGACGATCCGGATCAGCGAAAAGCTGCGGGCCTCCACCGGTAAGGAGGTGTCGGTAACCGATATATTCCGCTATCCAACAGTCAGAGAACTCGCGGCATACATTTCTGCGAAGCATACCGCAGACGACGCACCGAACGGCACAGACCACGCGGATGTCACGCCCCAAGCCGTACATCAGCCACAGGAAGCTGCTCCTGCAACGACTAGTGATATTGCCGTCATCGGCCTTGCTTCAAGGTTCCCCGGAGCTGCCGATCCTGTGAGTTACTGGCACAATCTGCGGGATGGTAAGGAGAGTATTTCGTTTTTTTCAGATGAAGAATTACGGGCTGCGGGAGTAACCGAGACGCTGCTGCGGGACTCCAGGTATGTAAAGGCAAAGGGAGTGCTTGAGGACATCGAATACTTCGATGCGGGGTTATTTAATTACAGTCCGCAAGAGGCCGAGCTTATGGACCCGCAGCTGCGCATCCTGCACGAGCTTGCTTGGGCATCCCTGGAGGATGCGGCATACGACCCGATGAAGTATCCAGGTGCAATTGGTTTGTTCGTGGGCGCAACAGTGCATTTGAACTGGGTGAACCGCTTGTTCGATTCGTTGGAGGACGATACGGAACGCTGGCGGGCGGCTAATCTGAATGTACATTCTTTGAGCACTCCTATCTCTTATAAGCTGAACCTGAAAGGACCTTCCATAACCGTGGAAACTGCCTGTTCTTCGTCTCTGGTAGCTGTACATCTGGCCTGCAGTTCCCTGATGCGTGGAGAATCTGATCTGGCCCTGGCAGGCGGGGTGTCTGTTACAGTACCCAAGAAATCGGGCTACACCTACCAGGAGGGCATGATCAGATCGCCGGATGGGCACTGCAAGGCTTTCGATGCGGATGCCAAGGGGACAGTCAGTGGAGACGGTGCAGGCCTTGTTGTGTTGAAAAGGCTGGATCAGGCTGTCCGGGATGGCGACCAGATCTACGCTGTTATCAAAGGCTCTGCAATTAACAACGACGGAACGCGCAAGGCTGGTTTCACGGCTCCCAGCGTAAATGGACAACAAGATGTGGTGACAGCTGCACTGGAAGCCGCGTCCGTCTCTGCAGATTCTATCAGTTACATTGAAACACATGGAACGGGTACGCCGCTGGGAGATCCCATTGAGATTGAAGCCTTGTCCGGGCTGTTCCCCGCAAGCCTAGGAACCAGAACAGCCATCGGGTCGGTCAAGACCAACATCGGACATCTCGATGCCGCTGCGGGAATTGCGGGATTCATCAAGACCGTGCTGGCACTGCATCATAAGCAGCTGCCTCCCAGCTTACATTACAAGCAGGCTAATCCTGCAATCAGCTTCGACAGGAGTTCATTGTATGTCAACACTTCGCTACAGGCATGGCTGCCGCCGGAAGGGTATCCGCTCCGTGCTGGTGTAAGTTCCTTCGGAATCGGTGGAACCAATGCGCATATCGTCCTGGAGCAGGCTCCAATCGCTGCCGCTGCAGATCTTGCGAACATGCAGAAACGGAGTGAGGGATCACCGGAATTGTTCCTGTTATCTGCTGCTACAGAAGAAGCCTTACTGCAAAAAACAGAAGACTTGCTCGGTTATCTCGAATCGGCAGAGGGCCAAGACCAACAACTGGCAGATATCGCCTATACGCTGAACACAGGCCGTCAAGAGTTAGGCTTCCGGGTAGCAGTGGTTGCCGCAGACTCTGCCGAGCTAGCTGCCGGTCTGCATGACTGGCAGCATGGAGCAGGTAACACTGCTCGGATCAAGGATGCTGTGCATGTAGTGTTCGCATTTCCGGGCCAAGGTACCCAGTATGTTGGAATGGCGCGCAACCTATACGACACGCAGCTGGTGTTCCGGCAGGAAATGGATCGTTGCCTGGAGCTGGCCTCACCGCTTATGAAGACCGATCTGCGCTCTACCTGGTTGACGCGGCAAGGGCTGAACTCAGGGGAGTCCGCACTGCCGGGAACTAAGCTGAATGCAATCGATCAGACCGAAATTGCCCAGCCGCTGCTGTTCATGGTGGAGTATGCTCTTACTCGGCTCTTGCAACATTGGGGTATTCATCAAGCGGCTATGATCGGACATAGTTTGGGTGAATACACAGCTGCCTGCATCGCAGGCGTGTTGACACTGGAGGAGGCCATCCGGCTGGTTATCCGCCGATCCTCCTTGATGCAGCAGATGGATCGCGGCGAGATGATTAGCGTTGCCCTGGGGCAAGAGACATTGTTGCCGCTGCTGAACGAACAGCAGGATCTGTCTGTGGCTGCGACCAACAGTCCGGAACTCACCGTGATCTCAGGTCCAGCAACATCCATTCGCACGCTGTCGGCGGAGCTGCAACGAACCGGCCATGAGCCTGTTCGACTGCAGGTTTCGCATGCCTTTCATTCTGCCATGATGGAGCCAATGTTAAGCTCCTACAGCACAGTATTCCAAGAAATCAACCTGATGGCTCCAGCAATTCCGTATATCTCCAATGTTACGGGTGAATTTATCACTTCGGAACAAGCGGTGGACCCTGAATACTATGTGAACCATGTCCGGCAGACCGTCAAGTTCATGGAAGGTGTGTCAACGTTGGCGAAGCAGCTGGAGCCAGTATTTCTGGAAGTAGGCCCGGGCCGAACGCTAGGTCAGCTGATCCGTCGCCATCCAGAGGTCGCAATGAATTGCCCCGTTCTTGGTCTGATGCCCAGAGCCTCTGAGGTGCAATCCGCTGATGTTCATCTGCTTCAGGCCTTAGGCGGCCTATGGATGAGCGGAGTGGCAATCAACTGGGAGAAGGTATATGAGAACCGCAAGGGACGACGCGTATCGCTGCCTGGGTATCCGTTCGAGAAACAATATTACTGGAAATACCAGCAACTGGCGGCGGACATTGTCCACGCGGATGCCCTGCATAACCGCAAGCGTCCGGTTTCCGAATGGGCCTATGTCCCCGACTGGAATGAGATAGCAGGCAGTGCAGACAGCAATAGCCTAGACAAGCGTACTGTCCGCAACGGCCAGACGGTGCTATTGTTCTCGGAACGAAGTGCTCTCGCCGGACAGCTGGCAGACCGCCTGGAAGAGCAGGGCGACCAATGTATCATGGTGTATCCGGAAGAAACCTTCCAGTGTGAGTCTGCCGCCGCTTACACCCTTGATCCCGGGAACCCGGCCCATTACACCCATTTGTTCGAGAGGCTTGCCGAAGCGGGCACGCAGCAGCCCGAACGGATGATTCATCTGTGGAGTCTGGGGGATCACCAAGCTGTATCCCTGGCCCAGACTCAAGTTGCCGCCTGCCGGAACGGAGAGGATCTTGGCGGTCTGCAGGTGCTGAACCGCTGCCTGTGCAGTGTGCTGGAACTGGTCCGCGCGGCAGGCATAGCCGCGCAAGGGAGTCCGCTGGATCTAACGCTGGTCACCAACCAAATGGAACGGGTTCGGCCGGGTGACAAGGTGGACCCGCTAAAAGCTACCCTGCTGGGAATAGCCAGTGTCATCCCACTGGAGTATCCGCATATCCGGGTGCATACACTGGATCTCGATCCAGAGTCCACGGATGTGTGTCCCGGACTGCTGCTGGCACCCTCTTACGAAGGGGAGAACCGGAAGTTCTCTCTGCTTCCCATCCGGCAAGCACTGCGGGGCTCCCGCCGCTATGAACACGGCTTCAAGCGGTTGCCTCTGCCCAAGAGAAGTCTTCCGTCCCGCGCCTTGCACAAGGGTGGGGCATACCTCATCACCGGCGGACTCAGTGGAATTGGCCTGGCCCTCGCCACCTATCTGGCAATTCAATACCAGGCCAAGCTTGTACTTGTGGGACGCAACCCGCGTCCCATTCAGCATCGGCTGGAGCAGCTGCGTGATGCCGGCGCGCAGGTGCATGTGGAATATGCCGATGTCGCCGACCAGGCATCTATGGAACGAGTCATGCTCGCACTAATGGATCGATTTGGCCAGCTGGACGGTGTCTTTCATGCCGCAGGCGTGGCAGATGGTAACATGATCCATATTGCGACTAGAGAACAAATCTCAGCGGTGCTGCGGCCCAAAATCGCAGGTACCCTGGCGTTATACGAGGTACTGTCAGCAATGAAGCAGCCGCCTGCATTCCTACTGCTGTTCTCATCGATCAGCGGCTCGTTCGGCGCCTTCGGCCAGAGCGGATATGCTGCGGCGAATGCCTTCCTGGACAGCTTCGCCCGCGCGCATGCCGGGAACTCGTCCCCGATGCGGGTAGTCAGTATGGATTGGGATGCTTGGAGCGAGACCGGGATGGCTGTTGAAGCTGTGAACCGTTATAACGGTTCCGAAGCCAAACATGATACAGATGCCTTCAAAGAGGTGCCTGCAGACCTTCCGCTGAGCACCGCCCACCCGCTGCTGACCTCCAGAAGCATGGCGGCCGGGAACAGGCAAACTGTCTATGTTTCGAGATTGTCGGCAGAGCATCATTGGGTGCTGGACGAGCACCGGATGCTGGGCACTTCTATTTTTCCCGGTACGGGATATGTGGAGATACTCAGAGCATCATTTGAAGATTTGACCGGAGAACCGGGGCTGAACATCGCAGAGTTATTTTTTGTGAAGCCGCTTGTGGTTGATGAGACTTGTGAGCTAAGAACCGTGTGGTCCCCTAGTGACGGCGGCTGGGAATTCTCCATGTTGTCCTTGGGAGCAGGGGGCGAATGGATACAACATGCCACAGGACACGCGGAGCGTATGGAAGGGCAGGCAAGCCGGATGCTCAGCGAGGCGGAGCTGGAGGAACTTCAGCAGCGCCTGCAAGCAGCAACGGTTCCGGCCATGTCCGAACAGTTCCGGGAAGGCCAGAAGGTACGCCTGCAATACGGCCCTCATTGGAGCAATGTGCGCCGGGTCTTTCGGGGGAGAGTGAGGCCGTCGCCGAATTATCCCTCCCAGACGAGCAGGCGCAGGACTCGGCTGAGTATGGAGTCCATCCTGCGCTGA
- a CDS encoding zinc-binding dehydrogenase codes for MEQCAPGLSGESEAVAELSLPDEQAQDSAEYGVHPALMDQATSLLNGQAEDSAAYLPFAYKHIRIYRPFPPIIHTILQEGEHREEARTYVCRITDPEGCVLMDIGEYVMRKVPDPSLADTLPLEDEEKWPEVGNYRVGIAVPGELNSLHLQHEYRLPPAPDEVEIKVAASGLNFKEVLYALGVLQLPDSYGFSFGLECAGTVTRVGSEVTDWQTGDEVMAIAGASLGKYARVPVSSVVRKPSRISFAEAATIPIAFMTAYYALIVRGQLSLGDKVLIHTATGGVGLAAVQIAQWIGAEIYATAGTEEKRDYLRSLGISHVYSSRDLDFADQIRKYAGTVDVVLNSLTGEAVEKGLSILAPHGRFLEMGIKDIMENSNLSMRMFGNGISLSAISIDSGLPGYTNLFREIARHVEEGTFTPLPIIPYRLSDTKEAFRYMASAKHIGKIVITQEHASAQQKQSVRLREGMTNAEGMEMLEHILSKVMRTELYPAQWLLSTTDLDTRQALLEANAPQGIVPADTAVHAGRRRKRMAGSTEYAPPLTETQKQLAELFMDYLELTAIGLHDNFFEAGASSLDLIQINAKVNALSAKDTSIVKMYSYPTINLLDAYLFADPVDQTDNSVVLKDTEDRKRKASRLKTLESIKGRR; via the coding sequence TTGGAGCAATGTGCGCCGGGTCTTTCGGGGGAGAGTGAGGCCGTCGCCGAATTATCCCTCCCAGACGAGCAGGCGCAGGACTCGGCTGAGTATGGAGTCCATCCTGCGCTGATGGACCAGGCCACAAGTCTGTTGAACGGACAAGCGGAAGACAGTGCTGCTTACTTGCCGTTTGCGTATAAGCATATCCGGATATACCGGCCGTTTCCGCCTATAATTCACACCATCCTGCAAGAAGGAGAACATAGGGAGGAAGCTCGGACGTATGTCTGCCGCATTACCGATCCAGAAGGTTGTGTACTCATGGATATCGGAGAGTATGTCATGAGAAAGGTCCCTGACCCGTCGCTCGCAGACACGTTGCCGCTGGAAGATGAAGAGAAGTGGCCTGAGGTCGGCAATTACCGGGTGGGAATAGCTGTTCCGGGTGAGCTCAACAGCCTGCACCTCCAGCATGAATACCGGTTGCCCCCGGCACCTGACGAGGTAGAGATTAAAGTGGCGGCCAGCGGTCTGAACTTTAAGGAAGTGCTGTATGCACTTGGTGTTCTCCAGCTGCCGGATTCCTACGGATTCAGTTTCGGCCTGGAATGCGCCGGAACGGTGACCCGGGTAGGATCAGAGGTAACCGATTGGCAGACCGGAGACGAAGTGATGGCAATAGCCGGAGCAAGCTTGGGCAAATACGCGAGAGTGCCGGTAAGCTCAGTAGTCCGCAAGCCATCCCGGATCTCTTTTGCCGAAGCAGCAACCATTCCGATTGCCTTTATGACGGCTTACTACGCGCTGATTGTCCGTGGACAGCTCTCCTTGGGTGACAAAGTGCTGATTCATACAGCTACGGGCGGCGTGGGCTTGGCAGCGGTGCAAATCGCCCAATGGATCGGAGCAGAGATTTATGCTACGGCCGGCACCGAAGAGAAGCGGGACTACCTGCGTTCACTGGGAATCTCCCATGTGTACTCTTCCCGGGATCTTGATTTTGCTGACCAAATCCGCAAGTATGCGGGAACGGTGGACGTAGTGCTGAATTCCCTGACCGGAGAGGCCGTAGAGAAAGGGCTATCTATATTGGCCCCGCACGGCAGATTTCTGGAGATGGGCATCAAGGACATTATGGAGAACAGCAATTTAAGTATGCGGATGTTCGGCAACGGCATTTCTTTGTCGGCCATCAGCATCGACAGTGGCCTTCCGGGCTATACGAACCTGTTCCGTGAGATTGCCCGGCATGTGGAAGAAGGCACCTTTACACCTCTGCCTATAATCCCGTACCGGCTCTCCGACACGAAAGAGGCTTTCCGGTATATGGCATCGGCTAAACATATCGGCAAAATCGTCATCACCCAGGAACACGCATCAGCACAGCAAAAGCAAAGCGTACGCCTCCGGGAAGGGATGACCAATGCCGAAGGAATGGAAATGCTGGAGCATATTTTATCGAAAGTGATGCGCACAGAGTTATACCCGGCCCAGTGGCTGTTGTCCACGACCGATTTGGACACCCGGCAAGCGTTGCTTGAGGCTAATGCGCCACAGGGGATTGTCCCTGCGGATACAGCGGTGCATGCCGGACGCAGGCGGAAGCGGATGGCCGGAAGCACCGAATATGCGCCGCCGCTTACAGAGACGCAGAAACAGCTGGCCGAACTGTTCATGGACTATCTGGAGCTTACAGCCATCGGGCTGCATGACAACTTTTTTGAAGCGGGAGCAAGCTCTCTTGACCTGATTCAGATCAATGCCAAAGTCAATGCTCTGTCCGCCAAAGACACGTCGATTGTCAAAATGTACTCCTACCCGACGATTAATCTGCTGGATGCCTATTTGTTTGCGGACCCGGTTGATCAAACAGACAACAGCGTCGTGCTCAAAGATACTGAAGACCGCAAAAGAAAAGCAAGCCGCCTGAAAACATTGGAGTCCATCAAGGGAAGAAGGTGA